From Dehalococcoidales bacterium:
TTGTGGAAAGACTGGGAATTGACTACGAGACCCTGAAAAAGATAAACCCCAGGATAATCTGCTGTTCCGTCACCGGCTACGGAGAGACCGGCCCCTTTAAAGACCGCCCCGCCTTTGACCTCATCATTCAAGCCCGGGGAGGTATTATGAGCTATACCGGTGAGGCAGGAGGCAAACCAGTGAAGATGGGGACACCAATGGGCGATTTTGCCGGTGGCTTATTCGCGGCAAACGGGATAATGGCCGCACTGTACCACCGGGAAAAAACCGGCCGTGGGCAGAAGATTGACCTCAGCCTGCTGGACTGCCAGATATCACTGCTTACCTACCGTGGCGAGTACTACTTTGTCGGTGGGGAGGTGGCAAAGCCATTAGGGGTAGGACACGCCTCGATTCACCCGCTGCGGGACTTCAAGACGCAGACGTAAGATGTGGTGCTCGACGGTAATACACAAAACCTCGTCGACTCACTGGTTGAAGC
This genomic window contains:
- a CDS encoding CoA transferase translates to MTLPLANVRILDLTSVLSGPYCTMILGDLGAEIIKIERPGTGDAARGLPPHFVEGESAYFIAINRNKKSMVLNLQSAGGKEIFYRLAQDADVVINNYRPGVVERLGIDYETLKKINPRIICCSVTGYGETGPFKDRPAFDLIIQARGGIMSYTGEAGGKPVKMGTPMGDFAGGLFAANGIMAALYHREKTGRGQKIDLSLLDCQISLLTYRGEYYFVGGEVAKPLGVGHASIHPLRDFKTQT